The stretch of DNA GCGATGCTGACCATCATCCACTCCCGCGTCGAACAGAGTCGCCTTGCGGTGGAGGCGGCGCAGCTGCAGCTCGACCGGATGACAGTGCGGTCGCCCATTGACGGCTGCGTTCTAAGCCTGGAGGCACGACCCGGTCAGTGGCTCTCGGGGATGGGCATGTCCTCGCAGCAGGCGTCGAACGCCGTTGTGGGGCTCTACGACCCGCAGCGTCTACAGGTGCGGGTCGATGTAAGACTCGAGGATGTTCCCCTGGTGCAGGTCGGCCAGCCGACGCAGATCGCGACCGCGGCGTTACGCGACCCCATTGCGGGCGAGGTCATCTCGGTCACCACGCAAGCGGACATCCAGAAGAACACGCTGCAGGTCAAGGTGGCTGTGCAGGACCCGCCCTTGCTGATCAAACCAGAAATGCTCGCGAAAGTCACGTTCGTGGCTCCTCCCTCGCCGGTCGCAACAGAGGGGCCGAGGGATTCGCCGCTTCGGATGTTTGTTCCCCAGTCCCTCGTCGGCTCCGCGGAGGGCACAGCCACGGTTTGGGTCGCGAACCTGACCACCGGTCTGGCCGAACGGAGGACCATCGAGGTCGGGCGTGGGGCTACCGAGGGAGGGTTGGTGGAGGTCGTCAGCGGGCTCGTGCCCACGGACAAGCTGGTTGTCGGTGGTCGAGACTCATTGTCCGACGGCATGCGTGTGAAGGTGACCGGAGAAGACCGGTCCCCGGGTGCCCGGTGGTCGCCGCCCGGCAGCGGCTCTGCGAAAACTGCGCAAGTGGCTGATACAAACGGCTATTCGAAGTAGGAGGTACCGTATGTCCCTAGTGGAAGTGACAAATGTCACGAAAGAGTACGCCAACGGCGAAGATACAATCCGTCCGCTGGACGGCGTCAGCCTGACGGTCGAGCAAGGCGACTACGTGTCTCTGATGGGCGCGAGCGGCTCGGGTAAGAGCACGCTGCTGAACCTGATTGCCGGCATCGATCAGGCGACCTCGGGCGAGATCAGCGTGGCGGGCATTGACATCACGAAGTTGTCGCGAGGTAAGCTGGCCGACTGGCGGGCGGCGCACATCGGCTACGTGTTCCAGACGCACAACCTCATCCCGGTGTTGACGGCGTACGAGAATGTAGAGTTGCCGCTGCTGTTGTTGCCGATGTCGGCGTCAGAGCGGCGCAAGCGCGTCGAAATCGCCTTGGAGGCCGTCGACCTCACGTCGCGCGCCACCCACTACCCGCGTCAGATGTCGGGCGGGCAGGAGCAACGAGTCGGCATCGCCCGGGCGATCGTAGCAAACCCGACGGTTGTCGTCGCCGACGAGCCAACCGGCAGCCTCGACGACGAAACCACCGAGCAGATTCTCCAACTGCTC from Botrimarina mediterranea encodes:
- a CDS encoding ABC transporter ATP-binding protein, whose amino-acid sequence is MSLVEVTNVTKEYANGEDTIRPLDGVSLTVEQGDYVSLMGASGSGKSTLLNLIAGIDQATSGEISVAGIDITKLSRGKLADWRAAHIGYVFQTHNLIPVLTAYENVELPLLLLPMSASERRKRVEIALEAVDLTSRATHYPRQMSGGQEQRVGIARAIVANPTVVVADEPTGSLDDETTEQILQLLGRVNDELGMTLLMVTHDADAGARAKRRIRLERGRLLENGKETRSTHLRTA